In one window of Henckelia pumila isolate YLH828 chromosome 1, ASM3356847v2, whole genome shotgun sequence DNA:
- the LOC140875367 gene encoding probable glycosyltransferase At5g11130, giving the protein MAASNVHSLIFSKTSDLSRRLRKDSAKGSSSLFLVTFFLAFSSSILIFFYSSSTLKLNNNLRPDPTRLGLHANPFLELPKLNPTQVSVLKGTHMISSSASDDHHDQETRNSSTTPEPQSPPISSSSADGGTGDDHRRDQWRKGAVKIDSTGNMEKKEEIYHDRNLFLKEYHKMNRSLKIFSYPHQKNDPFANVLLPVDYEPSGNYASESYFKKSLFKSHFLTKDPSEADLFYLPFSIAGLRHDKRIGVGGIQDFVKDYVRNISRVYPYWNRTGGADHFYVACHSVGRSAAEKAVEVKLNAIQVVCSSSYFLQGYVAHKDASIPQIWPRKGKPPVRSPSERKNLAFYAGAMNSPVRRSLIEHWGNDTKILVHRARLKTPYSEALLGSKYCIHAKGFEVNTARIGDALYYGCVPVILADQYDLPYADILNWNTFSVIVATMDIPFLKKILQRIRFDEYLKLQNHVMKVQKHFQWHHLPHDFDAFYMVMFELWLRRSHLRIPI; this is encoded by the exons ATGGCGGCCTCCAATGTACATAGTCTCATCTTCTCCAAAACCTCCGATCTCTCTCGCCGCCTGAGAAAAGATTCGGCCAAAGGATCTTCATCCTTATTCCTTGTCACTTTCTTCTTAGCTTTCAGCTCCTCCATTCTCATATTTTTCTACTCTTCTTCCACTTTGAAACTCAACAACAACctccgacccgacccgacccggctCGGACTCCATGCAAATCCATTCCTCGAGCTGCCGAAGCTCAATCCCACACAGGTTTCAGTGCTGAAGGGAACACACATGATCTCAAGCTCGGCATCCGATGATCATCATGATCAAGAAACTCGAAACAGTAGTACTACTCCAGAACCACAAAGCCCACCAATTTCATCGAGCTCTGCTGACGGCGGCACCGGAGACGATCATCGAAGGGATCAATGGCGGAAAGGGGCGGTGAAAATCGACTCGACAG GAAACATGGAGAAAAAGGAGGAAATATACCACGACCGAAACCTATTTCTAAAGGAGTACCATAAAATGAATAGAAGCCTAAAAATCTTCTCATATCCCCACCAAAAGAACGACCCTTTCGCCAATGTGCTGCTCCCCGTGGACTACGAACCAAGTGGAAACTACGCCAGCGAAAGCTACTTCAAGAAATCCCTTTTCAAGAGCCATTTCCTCACCAAAGACCCTTCAGAGGCTGACCTCTTTTACCTGCCGTTTTCGATCGCCGGCCTGAGACATGACAAGAGGATTGGGGTTGGTGGGATCCAAGATTTCGTCAAAGACTACGTCCGGAACATCAGCCGTGTGTATCCTTACTGGAATCGGACCGGCGGGGCCGACCACTTCTACGTCGCATGCCACTCCGTTGGGAGATCAGCTGCGGAAAAAGCCGTTGAAGTGAAGTTGAATGCGATACAAGTCGTGTGTTCTTCGAGCTACTTCTTGCAAGGGTATGTTGCTCATAAAGATGCGTCTATACCTCAGATTTGGCCCAGGAAAGGAAAGCCTCCGGTTCGTTCGCCATCAGAAAG GAAAAATCTTGCCTTCTATGCTGGAGCAATGAACTCTCCGGTACGACGGTCTTTGATCGAACACTGGGGAAACGACACGAAGATCTTGGTCCATCGAGCCCGTCTGAAAACGCCATATTCAGAAGCTCTTTTGGGGAGCAAATACTGCATTCACGCCAAAGGATTCGAAGTGAACACTGCTCGAATAGGGGATGCATTGTACTACGGTTGCGTGCCGGTGATCTTAGCAGATCAATATGACCTTCCTTACGCTGATATCTTGAATTGGAACACATTCTCAGTGATTGTTGCAACAATGGATATCCCATTTCTGAAGAAAATACTCCAACGAATAAGGTTTGATGAGTACTTGAAGTTGCAGAATCATGTGATGAAGGTGCAGAAGCATTTCCAGTGGCACCATTTGCCACATGATTTTGATGCTTTTTACATGGTCATGTTCGAGTTATGGCTTCGAAGAAGTCATTTGAGGATTcctatttaa